The Kocuria sp. TGY1127_2 genome includes a window with the following:
- the ftsZ gene encoding cell division protein FtsZ, with translation MDVTTPQNYLAVIKVVGIGGGGVNAVNRMIEVGLRGVEFIAINTDAQALLMSDADVKLDVGREMTRGLGAGANPEVGRQAAEDHEEEIEEVLKGADMVFVTAGEGGGTGTGGAPVVARIARSLGALTIGVVTRPFTFEGRRRSNQAETGIESLRDEVDTLIVIPNDRLLSISDRNVSMLDAFKSADQVLLSGVQGITDLITTPGLINLDFADVKSVMQGAGSALMGIGSAQGEDRAVKAAELAIASPLLEASIDGAHGVLLSIQGGSDLGLFEINEAARLVQEVAHPDANIIFGAVIDDALGDEARVTVIAAGFDSLNPETNSNDNNAAANQAQRTQQTFGGGASQPAKVANNPQRGSSSYSSNSFSNGSASQWQDDSDVPANAGFDVDLPPVVGTDGESTSKKSGKDSLDVPDFLK, from the coding sequence ATGGACGTAACAACTCCCCAGAATTACCTCGCCGTTATCAAGGTCGTCGGCATCGGCGGCGGCGGCGTCAACGCGGTAAACCGCATGATCGAGGTCGGGCTTCGCGGTGTTGAATTCATCGCGATCAATACCGACGCCCAGGCACTTCTGATGTCGGATGCCGATGTCAAACTCGACGTCGGGCGCGAGATGACTCGCGGTCTCGGCGCGGGAGCCAATCCCGAGGTCGGCCGCCAGGCTGCCGAGGACCACGAAGAAGAGATCGAAGAGGTCCTCAAGGGGGCCGACATGGTCTTCGTGACGGCCGGCGAAGGCGGCGGCACCGGTACCGGTGGCGCCCCCGTCGTGGCCCGCATCGCCCGTTCGCTCGGCGCCCTGACCATTGGTGTCGTGACTCGTCCGTTTACGTTCGAGGGCCGTCGGCGCTCGAATCAGGCCGAGACCGGCATCGAGTCCTTGCGCGACGAGGTCGATACCCTCATCGTTATCCCGAACGATCGTCTGCTCTCCATCTCGGATCGCAACGTATCCATGCTGGATGCGTTCAAGTCGGCCGACCAGGTTCTGCTGTCCGGTGTCCAGGGCATCACTGATCTGATCACAACTCCGGGCCTGATCAACCTCGACTTCGCGGACGTCAAGTCTGTGATGCAGGGAGCCGGCTCGGCGCTGATGGGTATCGGCTCGGCGCAGGGCGAGGACCGTGCTGTCAAAGCGGCCGAGTTGGCAATAGCGTCTCCGTTGCTCGAAGCCTCGATCGATGGTGCGCACGGCGTGCTGCTGTCGATCCAAGGCGGATCCGATCTCGGTCTGTTCGAGATCAACGAAGCGGCCCGCCTTGTCCAAGAGGTCGCGCACCCGGATGCCAACATCATCTTCGGTGCCGTCATTGATGACGCCCTGGGTGATGAAGCTCGCGTCACGGTGATCGCCGCAGGTTTCGACTCCCTCAACCCGGAGACGAACAGCAACGACAACAACGCCGCGGCCAACCAGGCTCAGAGGACTCAGCAGACCTTCGGTGGCGGCGCTTCCCAGCCGGCCAAGGTTGCCAACAACCCGCAGCGCGGGAGCAGCTCCTACTCGAGCAACTCCTTCTCCAACGGTTCGGCCTCACAGTGGCAGGACGATTCGGATGTCCCGGCGAACGCCGGCTTCGACGTCGACCTGCCCCCGGTCGTGGGCACCGACGGCGAGTCCACCTCCAAGAAATCGGGGAAGGACTCGCTGGACGTCCCCGACTTCCTGAAGTAA
- a CDS encoding cell division protein FtsQ/DivIB — MSPAHRPRLPRRQEGKKTSKEQQSNGKSSGLPQGETDPRSKLAEATARGDAGPDAQRSEAIRSSAQGTQPRPAAVRVNDESKVQVLSDSDLEHNDADTRSADNGHRDGEAGTARGDQKPSPDGDEAADNIVAFPGRRPKGGDRGTTSRERRAPGEPRPTGGKPRASRRKKVVVGLGAVLIAAVLFFGIVFFSPLLATQSVTVQGAHLTDKTSLQKSLDSLKGKPLTRVTTQDVKDRIGDDVVIQDVSIEAHPPHELVVTVHERAPVAVVKSGDQYVMVDKNGVAIGAKKSVEEAGVPLLDGGPDAVKGDSFKSTVQALQTLPQSLLGQLNKVEASSSNNIRLDMKDGSQVVWGTGDQSEYKAEVLTSLVQGLKDSGGASVYDVSSPDHPVTK; from the coding sequence GTGAGCCCCGCGCACCGGCCGCGTTTGCCCCGGCGTCAGGAAGGCAAGAAGACTTCCAAGGAGCAGCAGTCGAATGGGAAGTCCTCCGGCCTGCCCCAGGGCGAGACTGATCCGCGGAGCAAGCTTGCCGAGGCGACCGCACGAGGCGATGCAGGCCCCGATGCCCAGCGCTCGGAGGCCATCCGCAGTTCGGCCCAGGGCACGCAGCCACGGCCGGCCGCTGTGCGAGTCAACGATGAGTCGAAAGTCCAGGTGCTCTCGGACTCGGACCTTGAGCACAACGATGCCGATACGAGATCGGCGGACAACGGGCACCGGGACGGGGAGGCTGGGACCGCCAGAGGAGACCAGAAGCCGAGTCCAGACGGCGATGAGGCGGCCGACAATATCGTCGCTTTCCCCGGACGTCGCCCCAAGGGCGGGGACCGAGGGACGACGTCTCGCGAACGACGCGCTCCTGGAGAGCCACGCCCGACTGGTGGAAAGCCACGAGCCTCTCGGCGGAAGAAGGTCGTCGTAGGACTGGGGGCCGTATTGATCGCTGCCGTACTTTTCTTCGGGATCGTTTTCTTCTCTCCACTGTTGGCGACCCAGAGTGTCACCGTGCAAGGCGCTCATCTGACTGATAAGACATCGCTGCAGAAGTCGTTGGATTCTTTGAAAGGCAAGCCTCTGACTCGCGTCACGACGCAGGACGTGAAGGATCGCATCGGAGATGACGTCGTGATTCAGGACGTCAGCATCGAGGCGCACCCTCCGCACGAACTCGTGGTGACGGTCCACGAACGAGCGCCAGTGGCTGTGGTCAAGTCCGGGGACCAGTACGTCATGGTCGACAAGAACGGCGTTGCGATAGGTGCCAAGAAGTCGGTCGAGGAGGCAGGCGTCCCGTTGCTGGATGGTGGCCCTGATGCGGTCAAGGGCGATTCCTTCAAGTCGACCGTCCAGGCCCTCCAGACGCTGCCGCAGTCTTTGCTGGGCCAGCTCAACAAGGTCGAAGCCAGCTCGTCCAACAACATCCGGTTGGACATGAAGGACGGGTCCCAGGTGGTTTGGGGGACCGGTGATCAGAGCGAGTACAAGGCCGAAGTCCTTACTAGTCTGGTCCAAGGTCTGAAGGACTCGGGTGGCGCATCCGTGTACGACGTCTCGAGCCCGGATCACCCCGTCACCAAATAG
- the murC gene encoding UDP-N-acetylmuramate--L-alanine ligase yields the protein MSSVHHRDDGSSLLPDFMNPPFPRRLKTEELGRVHFIGMGGTGMSAVADLLVSRGLEVSGSDMKDNAALAVLRKKGALVFVPQDAANVEGADTVVISTAIKESNPELSAARAAGLRILHRSDALAASMADSQTIAVAGTHGKTTTSSMIAVMLDGLNVNPSYAVGSTIASLGSNAALGATGPESWFVAEADESDGSFVKYEPTIAVVTNVEPDHLDFYGSPEAVTAAFDRFADTMMPDGVLVACWDDSGARRLAESQRKLGKNVVTYGSDDGADVLIRDISGEGTRSSAELEWDVRLRGEDLVGKCTLELSVPGQHNLRNASAAVSCALVGGFDPSRAARALTSFTGSARRFEFRGECRGVQVYDDYAHHPTEVAAALEAARTVSEGHNVYAIFQPHLFSRTKEFAGEFAEALSLADRAYVVDIFPAREEPLEGVTSRLITEAGFTEVRYASSPGEAAGRVASAASSGDIVMTIGAGDVTTFAEKILSELSEGGPTGARDSS from the coding sequence ATGAGTTCTGTGCATCACCGAGACGACGGGTCGAGTCTGCTGCCCGACTTCATGAACCCACCGTTCCCACGCCGCCTCAAGACGGAGGAGCTGGGAAGAGTCCACTTCATTGGGATGGGCGGCACCGGTATGTCAGCGGTCGCTGATCTCCTGGTCTCCCGCGGGCTTGAGGTCAGTGGTTCCGATATGAAGGACAACGCCGCCTTGGCCGTGCTGCGCAAGAAAGGTGCTCTGGTCTTTGTCCCTCAGGACGCCGCCAATGTGGAAGGCGCCGACACCGTGGTCATCTCAACGGCCATCAAGGAATCCAACCCTGAACTGAGCGCTGCTCGGGCCGCCGGGTTGCGTATCCTGCACCGCTCGGATGCACTCGCCGCGTCGATGGCCGACTCCCAGACGATCGCCGTTGCGGGAACTCACGGAAAGACCACGACGAGTTCGATGATCGCCGTCATGCTCGACGGACTGAATGTGAATCCGTCGTACGCGGTCGGTTCGACCATCGCTTCTTTGGGATCGAATGCCGCATTGGGCGCCACCGGGCCGGAGAGCTGGTTCGTCGCAGAAGCCGACGAATCAGACGGCTCCTTCGTCAAATACGAGCCGACCATCGCCGTCGTGACAAACGTTGAACCGGACCACCTGGACTTCTACGGAAGCCCTGAGGCCGTCACCGCGGCGTTCGACCGTTTTGCGGACACGATGATGCCTGACGGCGTGTTGGTCGCGTGCTGGGACGATTCCGGTGCCCGTCGTCTCGCGGAAAGCCAGCGAAAGCTGGGAAAGAACGTCGTGACCTACGGTTCGGACGACGGCGCCGACGTGCTCATCAGAGATATCAGCGGCGAGGGCACGCGCAGCAGTGCCGAGCTCGAGTGGGATGTCCGGTTACGAGGTGAAGACTTGGTCGGCAAATGCACGCTTGAGCTGTCGGTGCCGGGCCAACATAACCTCCGGAACGCCTCGGCGGCTGTCTCGTGCGCTCTCGTGGGCGGGTTCGATCCCTCTCGCGCGGCGCGTGCGCTCACCTCGTTCACTGGTTCCGCCCGCCGGTTCGAATTCCGCGGCGAATGTCGCGGAGTCCAGGTCTACGACGATTATGCGCACCATCCCACGGAAGTAGCCGCGGCGCTCGAAGCTGCTCGGACGGTTTCCGAAGGTCACAATGTGTATGCGATTTTCCAGCCGCACCTGTTTTCGCGCACCAAGGAATTCGCCGGTGAATTCGCTGAGGCATTGTCGTTGGCCGATCGTGCGTACGTCGTCGATATCTTCCCGGCGCGCGAAGAACCCCTTGAAGGAGTGACGAGCCGGCTCATCACGGAGGCGGGCTTCACCGAGGTTCGCTATGCGTCGAGCCCGGGCGAGGCGGCAGGCCGGGTCGCTTCCGCGGCGTCGAGCGGGGACATCGTCATGACCATCGGCGCGGGAGACGTGACCACTTTTGCCGAGAAGATCCTCAGCGAGTTGTCGGAAGGCGGGCCGACCGGCGCCCGGGATTCCTCGTGA
- the murG gene encoding undecaprenyldiphospho-muramoylpentapeptide beta-N-acetylglucosaminyltransferase, translated as MTKPLSVVVAGGGTAGHISPMLAIADAIRELDPESRIVAVGTASGMETRLVPDAGYDLEFVDRVPMPRKPTLDLAKLPFRLRKAVRQGREILRRNQADVLVGVGGYVCTPMYLAAAQEGLPIVIHEANQRPGLANKVGARRATVVATAFAGTPIAKGQHVGMPMRLQISGCDRAAEREGARQLLSLQADRPTIIVTGGSLGAQNMNRTIAGVLDRPEWRDSAVQMLHITGRGKQLLDSHGAPLEAPGYQQVEYIDGMENVYAACDLLVARSGAATVSEVAAVGCPAIFVPLPIGNGEQSLNAADLVDSGAGLMVEDKNFTVEWFLTNVLSTVTDRDRLREMSENGYRHGIRDAAQQMARLIAQSARHEGNA; from the coding sequence ATGACCAAGCCACTGTCCGTTGTTGTAGCGGGAGGCGGGACTGCGGGGCACATCTCCCCGATGCTCGCTATCGCAGATGCCATACGGGAGCTCGATCCCGAGTCTCGTATTGTGGCGGTGGGTACGGCTTCAGGCATGGAAACCCGTTTGGTCCCCGACGCTGGATACGATCTTGAGTTCGTCGACCGCGTGCCCATGCCGCGAAAGCCAACATTGGATTTGGCCAAATTGCCTTTCAGGCTTCGGAAGGCCGTCAGACAGGGAAGGGAAATCCTCCGCCGGAACCAAGCCGACGTTTTGGTCGGTGTCGGCGGTTACGTGTGCACACCAATGTACTTGGCGGCTGCGCAAGAAGGGCTGCCGATCGTGATCCACGAAGCCAACCAGCGGCCAGGCCTGGCGAATAAGGTCGGGGCCCGGCGAGCCACCGTTGTTGCAACGGCATTTGCGGGGACGCCGATAGCCAAGGGGCAGCACGTCGGGATGCCGATGCGCCTTCAGATCTCCGGATGCGACCGGGCCGCTGAACGCGAAGGGGCCCGTCAGCTTCTCTCCCTCCAAGCGGATCGGCCGACCATCATCGTCACGGGTGGCTCGCTCGGGGCCCAGAACATGAACCGGACTATTGCCGGCGTTCTCGACCGTCCTGAGTGGCGGGACTCGGCCGTTCAAATGCTTCACATTACGGGGCGCGGGAAACAACTCCTTGATTCCCATGGGGCACCACTTGAAGCTCCCGGGTACCAGCAGGTCGAATACATCGACGGAATGGAAAACGTCTACGCCGCGTGCGACCTCTTGGTCGCTCGTTCCGGTGCCGCGACCGTGAGCGAGGTTGCGGCCGTGGGCTGCCCGGCAATTTTCGTACCTCTGCCCATCGGCAACGGGGAGCAGTCTCTGAACGCGGCGGATCTCGTCGATTCAGGGGCCGGACTTATGGTGGAAGACAAGAATTTCACCGTCGAGTGGTTCCTGACCAATGTTCTTTCCACCGTCACGGACCGTGACCGACTTCGGGAAATGTCGGAGAATGGGTATAGACACGGTATCCGCGATGCGGCCCAGCAAATGGCCCGGTTGATAGCCCAATCGGCGCGACACGAAGGGAATGCCTAA
- the ftsW gene encoding putative lipid II flippase FtsW, whose protein sequence is MSTPAPERPQNRRKDTLWTRVAEGYRYVTRPLYRWVATGSMSSASIGIAVSSIGLTVLGCMMVLSASSVEQLSRGLSPYGLFLRQGIFALGGIVAMFVASRIKISFWKNQRLTYWLMGISLVLLLLVLSPMGKEVNGNQNWLAVGAFSFQPSEIAKFSLMLWVVWSLVKSTRVSESAHDALLPSSLGFLAVAGLVIIGGDAGTCIVFVLIYASALWFARAPRKIFTRSFLIGLVVMVLVVIARPHRLSRVITWLVPSTCTQGQECYQANSGMAALATGSWWGEGLGQSRQKYSYLPEAHNDFIIAILGEELGFIGTCVVVALFVVLALCLARIILRSTDRFVRLAAGCILAWFIGQAFVNIGMVTGLLPVIGVPLPFVSYGGTSLMMSLFTSGFAMSLAKAPTHPAISLKSLDDENADVN, encoded by the coding sequence ATGAGCACCCCAGCCCCGGAACGCCCGCAGAATCGCCGCAAGGACACCCTGTGGACCAGAGTGGCCGAGGGCTACCGGTACGTGACCAGACCACTTTACCGATGGGTGGCTACCGGTTCGATGTCGAGCGCATCGATCGGGATTGCGGTGTCCTCGATCGGGCTGACGGTCCTCGGCTGCATGATGGTGTTGTCCGCATCCTCAGTCGAGCAACTCAGCCGGGGCCTCTCGCCCTACGGGCTGTTCCTGCGCCAGGGGATCTTTGCACTCGGTGGGATTGTCGCGATGTTCGTGGCATCCCGAATCAAGATCTCTTTTTGGAAGAACCAGAGGCTCACCTATTGGCTCATGGGAATTTCCCTTGTTCTACTGCTTCTGGTTTTGTCTCCGATGGGCAAAGAAGTCAACGGCAACCAGAACTGGCTCGCCGTGGGTGCCTTCAGCTTCCAACCCTCCGAGATCGCCAAGTTCTCGTTGATGTTGTGGGTCGTATGGTCCCTGGTCAAATCCACTCGGGTCTCCGAAAGCGCTCACGATGCCCTTTTGCCGTCGAGCCTCGGCTTCTTGGCGGTTGCAGGTTTGGTGATTATCGGCGGAGACGCCGGTACGTGCATCGTCTTCGTGCTGATTTACGCGAGCGCCCTATGGTTCGCGCGTGCCCCGCGCAAGATTTTCACCCGATCGTTCCTCATCGGTTTGGTCGTGATGGTGTTGGTCGTCATCGCGCGCCCACACCGCTTGTCTCGCGTGATCACCTGGCTCGTGCCGTCGACCTGCACGCAAGGGCAGGAGTGCTATCAGGCCAATTCCGGTATGGCCGCGTTGGCCACGGGGTCGTGGTGGGGCGAGGGTTTAGGGCAATCACGCCAGAAATACAGCTATCTTCCCGAAGCCCACAATGACTTCATCATCGCGATTCTGGGCGAGGAACTCGGTTTCATCGGAACCTGTGTTGTCGTGGCGCTCTTCGTCGTCCTCGCGCTGTGCCTCGCACGCATCATTCTGCGCTCGACCGACCGATTCGTCAGGCTGGCCGCTGGATGCATTCTCGCCTGGTTCATCGGCCAGGCTTTCGTGAATATCGGCATGGTGACCGGTTTGCTGCCGGTGATCGGCGTTCCTCTGCCGTTCGTCTCCTACGGAGGCACATCGCTCATGATGTCCCTGTTCACCTCGGGATTCGCGATGTCTTTGGCCAAGGCACCCACGCACCCTGCCATCAGTTTGAAGTCCCTCGACGACGAAAACGCGGACGTAAACTAG
- the murD gene encoding UDP-N-acetylmuramoyl-L-alanine--D-glutamate ligase, with translation MRSTQENPLVDNPRLESLTSWDSDWTGLRVVVAGIGVSGFAAADTLIELGARVVVVDGKDDEENRYKQQTLGIVGAAQIVLGEGAMQRLPDVDGERPDVVVTSPGLRPNLGILAQAAQEGVQIWGEVELAWRLRKREGRKTAEWVCITGTNGKTTTVGMTASILQAAGLKAIAVGNVGTPILDALRDPVEYDVLAVELSSYQLHWSYSVAPLASTVLNIAEDHIDWHGSYENYQADKARVFENTRVACVYNASVPLTEKMVEEADVQEGCRAISFTTDTPYLSQLGVVDGLLVDRAFIEERRSSAAELAGVQDTGELPTRHTVENALAAAALARAAGVEPVAVRDGLRSYEPGAHRIQPVANTHGVLWVNDSKATNPHAADASLSSFSPVIWIAGGLSKGVAYDDLVAKHAERLKAVVLIGTDTQSLTEALNRHAPNVTVLRAVEGTGVSRDDGRSIMAQAVRISHGLAKPDDTVLMAPAAASMDQFTSYAERGDAFIESVTELVERIQNDESEEGDHSS, from the coding sequence ATGCGCTCGACCCAAGAGAACCCTCTCGTCGACAATCCCCGGCTCGAGTCGCTGACCAGCTGGGACTCGGATTGGACCGGTCTGCGGGTCGTCGTTGCCGGGATCGGCGTTTCGGGATTCGCCGCAGCCGATACCCTGATCGAGCTTGGTGCGCGTGTCGTCGTCGTGGACGGCAAGGACGATGAGGAAAACCGCTACAAGCAGCAGACCTTGGGGATCGTGGGCGCTGCGCAAATCGTTCTGGGCGAAGGCGCCATGCAGAGACTGCCCGACGTCGACGGCGAGCGTCCCGATGTGGTCGTCACCTCACCCGGCCTGCGCCCTAACTTGGGCATTCTCGCCCAAGCCGCGCAGGAAGGCGTGCAGATCTGGGGTGAAGTCGAACTCGCATGGCGTTTGCGCAAGCGCGAAGGGCGCAAAACCGCCGAGTGGGTATGCATTACCGGGACCAACGGGAAAACGACGACGGTCGGTATGACCGCATCGATCCTTCAGGCTGCGGGTCTCAAAGCCATCGCCGTGGGCAACGTCGGAACTCCCATCCTGGATGCTCTGCGCGATCCGGTTGAGTACGACGTCCTCGCGGTCGAACTGTCCAGCTACCAGCTTCACTGGTCGTATTCGGTCGCGCCCTTGGCTTCGACCGTTCTCAACATCGCCGAAGACCACATTGACTGGCACGGCAGTTACGAAAACTATCAGGCGGACAAAGCCCGAGTATTCGAAAACACGAGGGTCGCCTGCGTCTACAATGCGTCGGTGCCCTTGACCGAAAAAATGGTCGAAGAAGCAGACGTCCAGGAGGGGTGCCGCGCGATTTCGTTCACGACGGACACGCCGTACCTTTCCCAGTTGGGCGTCGTGGACGGCTTGCTCGTGGATCGGGCTTTCATCGAAGAACGCCGAAGCTCTGCCGCGGAGTTGGCCGGAGTGCAGGACACCGGTGAGCTGCCGACCAGACACACCGTGGAGAACGCTTTGGCGGCGGCGGCACTCGCGCGGGCCGCCGGCGTGGAGCCGGTTGCCGTACGGGATGGCCTTCGGTCCTATGAACCTGGAGCCCACCGCATCCAGCCCGTTGCCAACACGCATGGGGTGCTGTGGGTCAACGACTCCAAGGCGACCAACCCGCACGCCGCCGACGCCTCGCTGAGTTCTTTCTCGCCGGTGATCTGGATTGCGGGCGGTCTGTCCAAAGGTGTGGCTTACGACGACCTGGTGGCCAAACACGCCGAGCGCCTTAAAGCCGTGGTGCTCATCGGGACGGATACGCAATCCTTGACGGAGGCCCTGAACCGTCACGCTCCGAACGTCACTGTGCTTCGCGCAGTCGAAGGGACCGGTGTCTCCCGGGACGACGGTCGGTCAATCATGGCCCAGGCCGTCCGAATCTCGCACGGGCTCGCGAAGCCCGACGACACCGTGCTCATGGCGCCGGCGGCTGCCTCGATGGACCAATTCACGTCGTACGCCGAACGGGGAGACGCATTCATAGAGTCGGTGACCGAACTCGTGGAGCGCATCCAGAACGATGAGAGCGAAGAAGGGGACCATTCCTCATGA
- the mraY gene encoding phospho-N-acetylmuramoyl-pentapeptide-transferase: MISILLAAAFGLILSLIGTPLFTKFLVRQQYGQFIREDGPTSHQTKRGTPTMGGVVIIAATLASFFLSLVINGLVFGGNPVPSVSALLLLFLMVGMAGVGFIDDFKKIARKQSLGLTAKGKIILQGTVGIVFGVLALTIPDENGWTPASTHISWTRDIPWLDLSFGIPVLGIILFVVWANLISTATTNAVNLTDGLDGLATGASILVFSGYLMISMWQTNHLCEPHTLGSVCYEVRDPAQLSIVAAALVGALIGFLWWNTSPATIFMGDTGSLGLGGALAAFAILTHTEILLVLMAGLFVMISASVIIQVGYFKLSGGKRVFKMAPLQHHFELKGWKEVTVVVRFWIIAGLFVALALGIFYGDWLIGHGGVTV; the protein is encoded by the coding sequence ATGATTTCCATCTTGTTGGCGGCGGCCTTTGGCCTCATCCTCTCCCTCATCGGGACGCCACTGTTCACCAAGTTCTTGGTCAGGCAACAGTACGGCCAATTCATACGCGAGGATGGCCCCACGAGCCACCAGACCAAGCGCGGGACACCGACCATGGGTGGCGTTGTGATCATCGCCGCGACCTTGGCCTCGTTCTTCTTGTCACTTGTCATCAACGGTCTCGTCTTCGGTGGCAACCCTGTACCGTCGGTCTCCGCGCTCCTCCTGCTCTTCCTCATGGTGGGCATGGCCGGAGTGGGCTTCATCGACGATTTCAAGAAGATTGCCCGGAAGCAGTCCCTTGGTCTCACGGCCAAGGGGAAAATCATTCTCCAGGGCACGGTTGGCATCGTCTTCGGCGTTCTCGCACTGACGATTCCGGACGAGAACGGTTGGACCCCCGCATCGACGCACATCTCCTGGACTCGGGACATCCCTTGGCTGGATCTGTCTTTCGGTATACCGGTGCTGGGCATCATCTTGTTCGTCGTCTGGGCCAATTTGATCTCGACCGCCACGACCAATGCCGTTAACCTGACGGATGGTCTGGACGGACTCGCGACGGGCGCCTCGATCCTGGTCTTTTCCGGGTACCTCATGATCTCGATGTGGCAGACGAACCACTTGTGCGAACCGCACACCCTCGGATCGGTCTGTTATGAGGTGCGCGATCCGGCGCAACTTTCGATTGTTGCCGCCGCGCTCGTGGGAGCCCTGATCGGTTTCCTATGGTGGAACACCTCTCCGGCGACCATTTTCATGGGGGACACCGGGTCCTTGGGTCTCGGTGGTGCGCTGGCCGCATTCGCGATCCTGACCCACACCGAAATCCTTCTCGTCCTGATGGCCGGACTGTTCGTCATGATCTCCGCATCGGTCATCATTCAGGTCGGATACTTCAAGCTCTCCGGAGGCAAACGTGTGTTCAAGATGGCGCCTTTGCAGCACCACTTCGAACTCAAAGGTTGGAAAGAGGTGACCGTGGTGGTCCGTTTCTGGATCATCGCCGGCCTCTTCGTGGCCCTTGCTCTCGGAATCTTTTACGGCGACTGGCTCATCGGCCACGGAGGTGTAACCGTATAA
- the murF gene encoding UDP-N-acetylmuramoyl-tripeptide--D-alanyl-D-alanine ligase, translating into MIELSAREIADAVGGTIAGLDEASTDAVLCTSATTDSREVTHGSLFIAKPGEVTDGHRFIGTAREAGSPLALAERQVTDENSQVYPSVIVPNVVDAMGRLAHEVVSRLRAEGDVTVVGITGSAGKTTTKDLLRGIFSQHGPTVAPIGSYNGEVGVPLTVFRADRDTRYLVIEMGANHLGNIRYLCDMVVPDFGAILKVGTAHAGEFGGVENIAITKSELADGVAETGGVALNIDDGRVAAMASKASAPVMYFGVEDRHVREADAPIVEARQLRTDETGCPQFRLCFPDGNEYEVTSKLIGEHHVYNALAAATLAFLAKVPTSDIAKGLNTLAAGSRYRMERTDRADGVTIINDAYNANPESMAAALRTLAQMGRDARPPRRTWAVLGPMLELGESSREEHDKLGRDVVRLNIPKLIAIGKEAAPIFNAAHLEGSWGEEAVWVETADQAFEILQRELREGDIALFKSSNGAGLRFLGDRVAQDQTGVHRPGNESR; encoded by the coding sequence ATGATCGAATTATCAGCCCGAGAAATCGCCGACGCCGTCGGAGGGACGATTGCTGGTCTCGATGAGGCGTCCACCGACGCGGTTCTCTGCACCTCCGCGACGACAGATTCACGGGAAGTGACCCACGGGTCGCTGTTCATTGCGAAACCGGGTGAGGTGACGGATGGCCATCGATTCATCGGTACCGCTCGGGAAGCCGGTTCTCCGCTGGCTCTTGCCGAGCGCCAGGTCACTGACGAAAACAGCCAAGTGTATCCGTCCGTGATCGTCCCGAACGTGGTCGACGCCATGGGACGGTTGGCGCACGAAGTCGTTTCCCGACTGCGGGCAGAGGGTGACGTGACCGTCGTCGGGATCACCGGATCCGCAGGAAAAACCACGACCAAGGATCTGCTTCGGGGTATTTTCAGCCAGCACGGGCCCACGGTGGCCCCCATCGGGTCGTACAACGGCGAGGTCGGGGTGCCTCTGACAGTATTCCGAGCGGACCGCGATACCCGCTATCTCGTGATCGAGATGGGCGCGAATCATCTAGGCAACATCCGGTACCTCTGCGACATGGTCGTTCCCGATTTCGGGGCGATCCTCAAGGTCGGAACGGCGCACGCCGGGGAATTCGGCGGGGTGGAAAACATCGCCATCACGAAGTCCGAGCTCGCCGACGGAGTCGCGGAAACTGGGGGAGTGGCCCTCAATATCGACGACGGACGAGTCGCGGCAATGGCGTCCAAAGCTTCGGCGCCCGTGATGTACTTCGGCGTCGAGGACCGGCACGTTCGCGAAGCCGACGCGCCGATCGTCGAGGCCCGACAGTTGCGTACCGATGAGACCGGATGTCCTCAGTTTCGCCTGTGCTTCCCCGACGGGAATGAGTATGAGGTCACATCGAAGCTCATCGGTGAGCACCATGTGTACAACGCATTGGCAGCGGCGACCCTTGCGTTCCTCGCGAAGGTTCCGACCAGCGACATTGCGAAAGGACTGAATACGCTCGCCGCCGGAAGCCGGTACCGCATGGAACGGACAGATCGTGCGGACGGAGTGACTATCATCAACGACGCCTACAACGCGAACCCCGAATCAATGGCTGCGGCGTTGAGAACGCTCGCCCAGATGGGCCGCGATGCCCGACCCCCGCGGAGAACGTGGGCTGTTCTGGGCCCGATGCTCGAGCTGGGTGAGTCCTCGAGGGAAGAACACGATAAGCTCGGGCGCGACGTCGTCCGCCTGAACATCCCCAAATTGATCGCGATCGGGAAGGAAGCCGCACCGATCTTCAACGCCGCTCATCTGGAAGGTTCGTGGGGCGAAGAAGCGGTATGGGTCGAGACTGCCGACCAGGCCTTCGAAATCCTGCAGCGAGAACTACGTGAGGGCGACATCGCCCTCTTCAAATCCTCCAACGGCGCTGGCTTGCGGTTCTTGGGGGATAGAGTTGCTCAGGACCAGACCGGCGTCCATCGGCCCGGAAACGAATCTAGGTAG